One region of Mustelus asterias unplaced genomic scaffold, sMusAst1.hap1.1 HAP1_SCAFFOLD_129, whole genome shotgun sequence genomic DNA includes:
- the LOC144484838 gene encoding uncharacterized protein LOC144484838 gives MEKPWKCADCGKGYRAPSLLEAHRRSHTGERPFTCSQCGKGFTRSSDLWTHHRIHTGERPFTCSQCGEGFTQSSHLQKHQRVHTGEKPFTCSQCGEGFTQSSSLRAHQRVHTGERPFSCPQCGKGFTCSSHLRRHQRVHTGERPFTCSQCGEGFTQSSSLRTHQRVHTGERPFSCFQCGKGFTCSSSLWAHQRVHTGERPFSCSQCGKGFTQLSNLQKHQRVHTGERPFSCPQCGEGFTCSSSLQRHQQVHTGERPFSCPQCAEGFTCSSSLRRHQRVHTGERPFTCSDCGKGFSQSSNLVKHQRIHTGDRPFTCSVCGKGFTQSPHLRKHHHVHE, from the coding sequence atggagaaaccatggaaatgtgcagactgtgggaagggatacagagccccatctctgctggaagctcatcggcgcagccacactggggagagaccattcacgtgttctcagtgtgggaagggattcactcggtcatctgacCTGTGGACACACcaccgaattcacactggggagagaccgttcacctgctctcagtgtggggagggattcactcagtcatcccacctgcagaaacaccagcgagttcacactggggagaaaccatttacgtgttctcagtgtggggagggattcactcagtcatccagcctgcgggcacaccagcgagttcacactggggagagaccattcagctgtcctcagtgtgggaagggattcacttgttcatcccacctgcggaggcaccagcgagttcacacgggggagagaccatttacgtgttctcagtgtggggagggattcactcagtcatccagcctgcggacacaccagcgagttcacactggggagagaccattcagctgctttcagtgtgggaagggattcacttgttcatccagcctgtgggcacaccaacgagttcacactggggagaggccattcagctgctctcagtgtgggaagggattcactcagttatccaacctgcagaaacaccagcgagttcacactggggagaggccgttcagctgccctcagtgtggggagggattcacttgttcatccagcctgcagaggcaccagcaagttcacaccggggagagaccattcagctgccctCAGTGTGcagagggattcacttgttcatccagcctgcggaggcaccagcgagttcacactggggagagaccattcacttgctctgattgtggcaagggattcagtcaatcatccaacctggtaaagcaccagcgaattcacactggggacaggccattcacctgctccgtgtgtgggaagggattcactcagtcacctcacctgcggaaacaccatcatgttcacgagtga